The genomic DNA GCGCCGTCGTCGGCTCATCGGCAATGATCAGGCTGGGTTCGGTCGACAGCGCCAGCGCGATCACGACACGCTGGCGCATGCCGCCGGAAAACTGGTGCGGATAGTGTTTGATCCGGATCTCCGGGTCGGGAATACCCACAGCGTCCAGCAGCTCAACCGCTCTGTTTTGCGCAGACGTACCGCCCGCCGTCCGATGATGCTCAATCGTCTCAACAAGCTGGTGCTCTATCGTGTAAAGCGGGTTCAGCGCGGTCAGCGGGTCCTGCATGATGATGGACACCGCGCGCCCGCGAAGCGCCTGCATCGCGTCGCGATCCAGCGCATCGATACGCTTGCCCTGCAGCTCAATAGTCCCGGCGGAGATTTGGCCAGGCGGCTCCAGAAGGCCCATGATCGCATTGCCAATGGTGGACTTTCCGGCCCCGGACTCCCCGACGATACCGACGATCTCACCAGGGTTGATGGTCACGTTGGCTGTATCGACTGCGGTGAACACACCATGGCGCGTCGGGTAGGTGACGGTCAGCCCTTGAATATCGAGAAGTGCCATCGTGCGCTACCTCAGCTTCGGGTTGAGGACATCGCGCAGCCAGTCACCAAGCAGGTTCACCGACAAGGCGAGCGCCAGCAGCGCAACAGCGGGAAAGAACAGAATCCACCACTCGCCAGAGAACAGGAAATCCTGTCCCGTGTTGATCAAAGTGCCCAGGGACGGGGTGGTCTTGGGCATGCCCACACCAAGGAACGACAAGGTCGCCTCAGCGATGATCGCAAGGGCAAGGCCGATGGTCGCGATCACGAGCACCGGACCCATCACATTGGGCAGCACATGCTTGATCATGATAGTGAAAGGTCGAACGCCGATTACGCGCGCCGCCTGAACATATTCCTTGTTGCGCTCCACAAGGGTCGCGCCGCGCACCGTCCGTGCGTATTGCACCCAGTCTGACAAGGCGATCGATACGATCAAAATCCAGACCGCCACATCGTTGCGCATGTCTGGAGGGACCAACCCTCGGACGATGCCGAAGACCAGAAGCGCAATAAGAATGGAGGGGAAGGTGAGCTGAACGTCGGCGATCCGCATGATGATGGTATCGGTCCAGCCGCCCCGATAGCCAGCGAGCAACCCGAGTAGAATACCGATCACCATGGCGAGGAGTACCGCCGACACCCCAACAAACAGGGATATCCGGGAACCGTACAGGATGGTTGAAAAGATATCGCGGCCCTGATCATCCGTGCCAAGCCAGTAAACGTTGCTTGTGAACTGGTTGGCTTCCATGGGCGGCGTGAAGCCGTCCATCAGATTGAGCTCCGCAGGGTTGAACGGGTCTTGCGGCGAGATCAGCGGCGCGAGAAGAGAGGCAAGGACAATGACGAGCACCACAATGGCTGCGACGATGGCCACAGGCGAGCGGGTGAACGAGTACCAGACATCAGACGCGGCAATGCGTGCCCACAAGGACGGGGGATCGCCAACGATGGCTTCCGGCTCAACGGAAACGGGTGTCGGTTTGGTTTCGATCGGCGCGTCCGTCATGATTACCCACCCATCCTATTTGCTCGATGACCGCTCGACGCGCAGCCTTGGATCGACCGCGAAATAGAGAAGGTCGACAACCAGATTGACGATCACGAAGAACACCGCGATCAGCATCAGATACGTCGCCATCACCGGGATATCGACGAAGTTGATGGCGTTGATGAACATCAGGCCGACGCCCGGCCATTGGAAAACTGTCTCGGTGATGATCGCGAACGCGACGATAGAGCCAAGCTGAAGACCGGTTATCGTGATCACAGGTATCAAAGTGTTTTTCAGCGCATGCCCAAAGTTCACGGCCCTAGATGACAGCCCACGTGCACGGGCAAACTTGATATAATCGGTGCGCAGCACTTCGAGCATCTCGGATCGGACGAGCCGCATGATCAGCGTAAGCTGGTAGAGGCCAAGGGTGATGGCCGGCAGGATAAGCGATGCGCGACCGGATTCGGTGAGGAAGCCGGTGGTCCAGCCGCCAAGAGCGACCACCTCCCCACGCCCGTTGGAGGGCAGCCATTGCAGTTCGACTGCAAAAATCCAGATCAGCGTGATCCCGATCAGGAACGTCGGCAGCGACACACCAATCAACGACACCGTCATGATGGTTGTCGCCATCACGCCCTTGCGCCGCAAAGCGGTGTAGACCCCCAATGCGAGCCCGCCCACCAGCGCAAAAAGACCGGAAACGAACGCAAGCTCTAGGGTGGCCGGCAGCCGCTCAGCAATCAGTTGCGAGACCGGCACGCCCGCGCGATAGGAAATACCAAACTCGCCGCGCAAAGCGCCGACAAGAAAGTTGAAATACTGCACGATGAAGGGGTCATTGAGGCCAAGGCGCTCGCGCAGATTGGCGATATCCTCAACCGTGCGTTCCTGCCCCAGAAGGCTCTCGATGGGATCGCCGACATAACGGAACATCAGGAACGCGATCAGCCCAACGAC from Pseudomonadota bacterium includes the following:
- a CDS encoding ABC transporter permease is translated as MTDAPIETKPTPVSVEPEAIVGDPPSLWARIAASDVWYSFTRSPVAIVAAIVVLVIVLASLLAPLISPQDPFNPAELNLMDGFTPPMEANQFTSNVYWLGTDDQGRDIFSTILYGSRISLFVGVSAVLLAMVIGILLGLLAGYRGGWTDTIIMRIADVQLTFPSILIALLVFGIVRGLVPPDMRNDVAVWILIVSIALSDWVQYARTVRGATLVERNKEYVQAARVIGVRPFTIMIKHVLPNVMGPVLVIATIGLALAIIAEATLSFLGVGMPKTTPSLGTLINTGQDFLFSGEWWILFFPAVALLALALSVNLLGDWLRDVLNPKLR
- a CDS encoding ABC transporter permease — encoded protein: MLGYIIRRVLQSFLVLLVVGLIAFLMFRYVGDPIESLLGQERTVEDIANLRERLGLNDPFIVQYFNFLVGALRGEFGISYRAGVPVSQLIAERLPATLELAFVSGLFALVGGLALGVYTALRRKGVMATTIMTVSLIGVSLPTFLIGITLIWIFAVELQWLPSNGRGEVVALGGWTTGFLTESGRASLILPAITLGLYQLTLIMRLVRSEMLEVLRTDYIKFARARGLSSRAVNFGHALKNTLIPVITITGLQLGSIVAFAIITETVFQWPGVGLMFINAINFVDIPVMATYLMLIAVFFVIVNLVVDLLYFAVDPRLRVERSSSK